A genomic window from Pelagicoccus albus includes:
- the argJ gene encoding bifunctional glutamate N-acetyltransferase/amino-acid acetyltransferase ArgJ, whose amino-acid sequence MTSEIKFTPNTAGVTDPKGFFANGVSADIRRKGNDRLDTGIVFSKTPCAAVGVFTKNRVKAAPVLQCEGVLNSGGSVYGIVANSGNANACTGAQGKVDAKTMGDQAASACGVEAGTFLVCSTGRIGDLLPMDRISPAIAKSGAGIVNGDVDGESFSNCILTSDTKKKTCTATFEVDGKLVSIAGSAKGAGMIQPNMATMLAFITTDIAADRTVLKQLLSETVKHTFNAITVDGDMSTNDTVLVLANGESGVTLDDACLETFKEALFLICDNLADKIVADGERITKVVELLITGADNEEGAENIARAIGNSLLVKTSWFGNDPNWGRLMDALGYADSEFDPDKIDISYGEIPALVSGTPIPENKPKWKQVVSERRFTIHINMHAGESSYRLRASDLTEGYVDFNKSE is encoded by the coding sequence ATGACCAGCGAAATCAAATTCACCCCTAACACAGCAGGAGTCACTGACCCTAAAGGTTTTTTTGCAAACGGAGTATCGGCGGATATTCGTCGGAAAGGTAATGACCGGTTGGATACAGGAATTGTGTTTTCTAAAACTCCCTGTGCTGCGGTAGGCGTCTTTACGAAAAATAGAGTTAAGGCAGCTCCTGTTTTGCAGTGCGAAGGCGTGCTCAATTCAGGCGGGTCCGTATATGGGATCGTTGCCAATAGCGGGAACGCCAACGCTTGCACAGGGGCTCAGGGAAAAGTCGATGCCAAGACCATGGGGGATCAAGCAGCTTCCGCTTGCGGTGTGGAAGCGGGGACTTTTCTCGTTTGTTCAACTGGCCGTATTGGCGATCTTCTGCCAATGGATCGGATTTCCCCGGCTATTGCAAAGTCGGGAGCCGGTATTGTAAACGGCGATGTCGATGGTGAGTCTTTTTCGAACTGTATCCTTACCTCAGATACAAAAAAGAAGACCTGTACCGCCACTTTCGAAGTGGACGGAAAGCTTGTTTCGATCGCTGGATCTGCCAAAGGGGCAGGGATGATCCAGCCCAACATGGCGACTATGTTGGCGTTCATCACCACTGATATCGCGGCAGATAGAACTGTGTTGAAACAGCTTCTCTCAGAAACAGTGAAGCACACATTCAATGCTATCACTGTGGATGGAGATATGAGCACCAACGATACGGTACTGGTCCTAGCCAATGGCGAGTCTGGGGTGACGCTGGACGACGCTTGCCTTGAAACGTTTAAGGAAGCCCTCTTTCTGATTTGTGACAACTTGGCCGACAAGATCGTCGCAGATGGAGAGCGTATCACGAAAGTAGTGGAGCTTCTTATCACAGGAGCTGACAACGAGGAAGGTGCTGAGAACATAGCAAGAGCGATTGGTAACTCTTTGTTAGTCAAAACTTCATGGTTCGGTAATGATCCCAATTGGGGACGTCTGATGGATGCTCTCGGGTATGCGGATTCGGAGTTCGATCCGGACAAAATAGATATTTCCTATGGAGAAATACCCGCCCTCGTATCCGGTACGCCGATACCAGAGAACAAGCCAAAGTGGAAGCAAGTGGTCAGCGAACGGAGGTTCACTATTCACATAAACATGCACGCAGGCGAATCCAGTTATCGACTAAGGGCGAGTGATTTGACCGAAGGCTACGTCGATTTCAACAAGAGCGAATAG
- the argC gene encoding N-acetyl-gamma-glutamyl-phosphate reductase, producing MNAAIVGASGYGGETLVKLLSAHPKVTLKAVTSRSKAGEPVSSVIPAMRGVLDDMLFENSDPAELAAREDIDVAFLALPHGAAAEYARHLVDAGKKVIDLSADFRISDPAIYEEFYGASHPDVDLLAKAEYVMPELSDDAWEQKELFACPGCYPTSILVPLLPLVKAGLVSKEHIVVNSYSGTSGAGKQSKEAFSYCEVNESSKAYGLPKHRHLSEIEEQLSKAAEDKVIIQFNPHLAPMNRGIATTITVPSAGATLEELYAEWEKCYSDKPFVCILPSSTRPDTKYVVGTNRVDMSAVKDDRTGNFVITSAEDNLVKGASGQAIQILNLWQGWDETTGLI from the coding sequence ATGAACGCTGCCATCGTGGGCGCCTCCGGATACGGGGGAGAAACTCTAGTCAAACTCCTCTCCGCTCACCCAAAAGTGACCTTGAAGGCCGTCACCTCACGGAGCAAAGCGGGCGAACCTGTCAGCTCCGTGATTCCTGCCATGAGAGGTGTGTTGGACGACATGCTTTTCGAAAACTCCGATCCAGCGGAGTTGGCTGCTCGGGAGGATATCGATGTTGCCTTTTTGGCTCTGCCTCATGGAGCGGCAGCAGAATACGCTCGGCACTTAGTGGATGCTGGCAAAAAGGTTATCGATCTGAGCGCGGATTTCCGGATTTCCGATCCCGCTATTTACGAGGAGTTTTATGGAGCGTCACATCCGGATGTAGATCTACTCGCCAAGGCAGAATATGTCATGCCAGAGCTTTCCGATGACGCTTGGGAACAGAAGGAGCTCTTCGCCTGTCCGGGATGCTATCCGACCAGTATTTTAGTTCCGCTTTTGCCATTGGTAAAAGCCGGCTTGGTTAGCAAAGAGCACATCGTCGTCAATTCCTATAGCGGAACCAGTGGAGCTGGAAAGCAGAGCAAAGAAGCGTTTTCTTACTGTGAGGTGAACGAAAGCTCCAAGGCCTACGGTTTGCCGAAGCACCGCCACCTTTCGGAGATCGAGGAGCAGCTAAGCAAGGCAGCCGAGGACAAGGTGATTATTCAATTCAATCCTCATCTCGCTCCCATGAACCGTGGTATCGCGACCACGATCACCGTTCCCTCGGCAGGGGCGACTCTCGAGGAACTGTATGCGGAATGGGAAAAGTGCTACAGCGATAAGCCGTTTGTTTGTATCCTGCCCAGCAGTACAAGACCAGATACCAAGTACGTCGTAGGCACTAACAGAGTCGACATGTCGGCGGTGAAGGACGACAGAACCGGCAATTTCGTAATTACTTCGGCCGAGGACAATCTGGTTAAGGGAGCCAGTGGACAAGCAATTCAGATTCTGAATCTGTGGCAGGGGTGGGATGAAACCACTGGCTTGATTTAG
- the rpsI gene encoding 30S ribosomal protein S9, with amino-acid sequence MSVESNVFLGTGRRKTAVARVRLQEGTGKIVVNGKETEDFFSHDNFKRIALSPLVTSELKDKVDIVAKVQGGGDSGQAGAISLGIARALLKLDGELRSPLKQAGLLTRDPRMKERKKAGQPGARKKFQFSKR; translated from the coding sequence ATGTCCGTTGAATCAAACGTATTTCTAGGCACTGGCCGTCGTAAAACTGCAGTCGCTCGCGTTCGCCTTCAAGAAGGCACCGGCAAGATCGTGGTAAACGGCAAGGAAACCGAAGACTTTTTCTCGCACGATAACTTCAAGCGTATCGCCCTTTCCCCGCTCGTTACTTCCGAGCTTAAGGACAAGGTCGACATCGTCGCGAAGGTACAAGGTGGCGGTGACAGCGGACAAGCTGGCGCGATCTCCCTCGGTATCGCTCGTGCACTTCTCAAGCTCGACGGTGAACTTCGTTCTCCGCTCAAGCAAGCCGGTCTGCTTACCCGCGATCCTCGCATGAAGGAACGTAAGAAAGCCGGTCAGCCAGGGGCACGTAAGAAGTTCCAGTTCTCCAAGCGTTAA
- the rplM gene encoding 50S ribosomal protein L13 → MKTFLAKQETVERKWYVIDAKDQVLGRLSVKIANILRGRNKPAYTPHVDTGDFVVVINADKIALTGKKEEQKQYMFYSGYVGGEKRLSVSQMQERQPDFVVKHAVKGMLPKNRLARKMLTKLKVYAGESHPHEAQNPEAISL, encoded by the coding sequence ATGAAAACATTTCTAGCCAAACAGGAAACAGTAGAGCGCAAGTGGTACGTGATCGACGCCAAGGATCAGGTACTTGGACGCCTATCTGTGAAGATCGCAAACATTCTACGTGGCCGCAACAAGCCTGCCTACACTCCACACGTGGACACCGGTGACTTCGTTGTCGTTATCAATGCCGACAAGATCGCCCTCACTGGTAAGAAGGAAGAGCAGAAGCAGTACATGTTCTACAGCGGTTACGTAGGTGGCGAAAAGCGCCTCAGCGTATCGCAGATGCAAGAGCGTCAACCAGACTTCGTGGTAAAGCACGCAGTTAAGGGCATGCTCCCTAAGAACCGCCTCGCTCGCAAGATGCTCACCAAGCTTAAGGTATACGCTGGCGAGTCGCACCCGCACGAAGCACAAAACCCAGAGGCAATCTCCCTCTAA
- a CDS encoding TorF family putative porin produces MKLKRLSPTTVSFLSIVLSAPYCDADVYAEAVVSSLYVDRGLQAADLTVFPSIEFSEGDFYAGAWAVRPLENRGSPDFFDDELDLYAGYGWALSRKIALDVGLTRHFVSGDDDSSEAHAGIFAELGTVSPSLYLFHDFDLSESAAELSATVAVPLEGFPFEATGTLGYFDGDEDYSYFGLDLIYPIELSDASRLSFGLHYASNDFGALVPDSSLFGSASISFGF; encoded by the coding sequence ATGAAGCTCAAACGACTTTCTCCGACAACCGTTTCTTTCCTTTCTATTGTTTTATCAGCCCCTTATTGCGACGCGGATGTCTATGCGGAAGCCGTGGTAAGCAGCCTCTATGTTGATAGGGGGCTGCAAGCGGCAGATCTGACGGTATTTCCTTCCATTGAGTTCAGCGAAGGTGATTTCTACGCCGGAGCCTGGGCGGTTCGGCCGTTGGAGAACAGAGGATCTCCAGATTTTTTTGACGACGAACTCGACCTGTACGCCGGTTACGGCTGGGCCTTGAGTCGGAAAATAGCTCTCGATGTGGGGCTGACACGTCATTTCGTTTCGGGAGACGATGATTCGAGCGAAGCGCACGCCGGAATTTTTGCAGAGCTCGGTACAGTCTCTCCATCGCTTTACCTTTTCCATGATTTCGATCTCTCAGAGTCGGCAGCGGAATTGTCTGCAACCGTCGCGGTGCCCTTGGAGGGCTTTCCCTTTGAAGCGACCGGAACGCTTGGCTATTTCGATGGTGATGAGGACTATAGCTATTTTGGCTTGGATCTGATCTACCCGATTGAGTTGAGTGACGCGTCGCGGCTTTCCTTCGGACTTCACTACGCGTCCAACGACTTTGGTGCCCTCGTGCCTGACAGCAGCCTGTTTGGTAGTGCCTCGATCAGCTTCGGATTCTAA
- a CDS encoding DUF423 domain-containing protein yields MNKLKISCLLAAAGVGIGAFGAHGLKPQLLANDSVSTWETAVFYHLIHAVALFVLANSSKVTGTWAFRLWTVGIILFSGSLYALSLTKWSVLGPITPLGGVAFIAGWITLMFEAKSAKA; encoded by the coding sequence ATGAACAAACTTAAGATCAGCTGCCTTTTGGCAGCAGCAGGAGTCGGTATCGGCGCTTTCGGAGCCCACGGGCTAAAGCCACAGTTGTTGGCCAACGATTCCGTATCAACTTGGGAAACCGCGGTTTTTTACCACTTGATCCACGCCGTTGCGCTTTTCGTTCTGGCGAATTCCAGCAAAGTAACTGGCACCTGGGCCTTCCGGCTCTGGACCGTCGGCATTATTTTGTTCTCGGGATCGCTCTACGCCCTCTCACTGACAAAATGGTCCGTACTCGGCCCTATAACTCCACTCGGTGGAGTAGCCTTCATCGCCGGCTGGATCACGCTAATGTTCGAAGCCAAGTCAGCCAAGGCCTAG
- a CDS encoding CCA tRNA nucleotidyltransferase translates to MSPVRRAFHIELPRPLRQALHSLETQGGVCRVVGGSVRDALLGIAPKDFDVEVYGLELENIAKALAPLGKTDLVGKAFAVVKLWTHGEEYDFAIPRRESKTGSGHRGFTIEANAHLSEFEAIQRRDFTINALLYDHSKGEVIDYAGGLEDLSNGILRHVSPAFEEDPLRVLRAMQFAGRFKLELHDETAELCRRIGHEYWTLAKERIWLEWQKWASKSKSLAHGMRALEKSGWICYFPELNALRGLPQDPLWHPEGDAWTHTLHCLDALIRETDWLELTESQRAPLAFGVLCHDLGKARCTRWALKRGEKHWISPGHDNQSVWLAEQFFESMRSPLEIREKVMTLVGNHHFLNTAPDEGHSDASIRRLSKRLAPATTRQLVYVMKSDHLGRPPLVSEAQTARIAKFEERIRELDLVESAPAPLLLGRHLVSRGLKPGPGFKRILDQAYDAQLGGSFRNVEEAEAWLEKNWNKLNC, encoded by the coding sequence ATGTCTCCCGTCCGCAGAGCATTCCATATAGAGCTGCCCCGCCCGCTGAGACAGGCTCTACACTCTTTGGAAACCCAGGGAGGCGTTTGCCGCGTGGTCGGAGGGTCGGTGCGTGATGCATTGTTGGGCATCGCCCCCAAGGATTTCGATGTCGAGGTTTACGGGCTGGAGCTGGAAAACATCGCCAAGGCTCTAGCCCCACTGGGAAAAACCGACTTGGTCGGAAAGGCTTTTGCCGTAGTTAAGCTGTGGACCCACGGGGAGGAATATGACTTCGCCATCCCTCGCCGCGAATCCAAAACCGGCAGCGGCCACCGAGGTTTCACCATCGAAGCCAATGCCCACCTCAGCGAATTCGAAGCGATTCAGCGGCGAGACTTCACCATCAACGCTCTCCTTTACGATCACTCAAAAGGCGAAGTCATAGACTACGCGGGCGGACTGGAGGATTTATCCAATGGAATCCTACGCCATGTCAGCCCTGCCTTCGAGGAGGACCCGCTGAGAGTTCTGCGGGCAATGCAGTTCGCGGGTCGCTTCAAGCTGGAGCTCCACGACGAGACGGCGGAGCTCTGTCGCAGAATCGGGCACGAGTATTGGACCCTCGCCAAAGAGCGAATCTGGCTGGAGTGGCAGAAATGGGCCAGCAAATCCAAGTCTCTCGCCCACGGCATGCGGGCTCTCGAGAAGTCGGGCTGGATTTGCTATTTTCCGGAGTTGAACGCATTGCGAGGTCTGCCCCAAGATCCCCTTTGGCACCCTGAGGGCGACGCTTGGACTCACACCCTGCATTGTTTGGATGCTTTGATCCGCGAGACGGATTGGCTGGAGTTGACCGAATCCCAAAGAGCTCCCCTCGCCTTCGGCGTCCTCTGCCACGATTTAGGAAAAGCTCGCTGCACACGCTGGGCTCTGAAGCGGGGAGAAAAGCACTGGATCAGTCCGGGTCACGACAACCAAAGCGTCTGGCTGGCAGAGCAATTTTTCGAATCCATGCGCTCGCCTCTCGAAATAAGAGAGAAGGTCATGACTTTGGTCGGAAACCACCACTTTCTGAATACCGCGCCCGATGAGGGCCACAGCGACGCCTCCATTCGACGGTTATCGAAGCGGCTCGCTCCGGCGACGACCCGACAACTGGTTTATGTGATGAAGTCCGACCACTTGGGTCGCCCTCCGCTCGTATCGGAAGCACAAACCGCTCGGATAGCGAAATTCGAAGAACGTATTCGAGAACTGGATCTGGTTGAATCCGCGCCAGCCCCTTTGCTCCTAGGGCGCCACTTGGTGTCTCGCGGGCTGAAGCCAGGGCCAGGATTCAAGCGAATCCTGGACCAAGCTTACGATGCCCAGCTAGGAGGCAGTTTCCGAAACGTGGAAGAAGCGGAAGCTTGGCTGGAGAAAAACTGGAATAAGCTTAATTGCTAA
- a CDS encoding RidA family protein codes for MRSLILTAFFVCLATLVWSKPVFEITPLEGAPYSAAATVDPLASIVFTKSYTSDSEDMLDAATSVFEELESDLESAGISLDSVVNVRGYLLSEKGQGMGSTMSKWSEAFSAAFEGEQEAPTRTSIGVSALPGGATLAMDAVVASAPETFGELSTTWANERISMPEDASVSLRAVKPYSSMLITSGVLADALPGEGAGFGSMEQQSASALSKLDDVLKSWGLSRADLAFVRVMLSPVTDEEGSRSTDFEGFDAAWESFWSETANGIPPVSVFSAPGFGSTGRIVEIEFYAVFPDATGPFGPALAEGEAKGPAWREGSESSFLSRSVAVARDAKLTWFSGVIDRNEKNIYNQAMQSLLTMEKRLAAEGLDYPDVIQLRAYLNIQDSFGAEFGAWNNAYRRFFDHAKLNPEKPVRTAFPIEELPAGALIEIEALGISN; via the coding sequence ATGCGTAGCCTAATCCTAACCGCCTTTTTCGTATGTTTGGCCACTCTTGTCTGGTCGAAACCTGTCTTTGAAATAACTCCACTCGAAGGAGCCCCTTACAGTGCCGCCGCCACCGTGGACCCTTTGGCTTCAATTGTATTCACAAAATCTTACACAAGTGATAGCGAAGACATGCTCGATGCGGCCACGAGTGTATTCGAGGAACTCGAAAGCGATCTCGAATCTGCGGGAATCTCTCTGGATTCCGTGGTAAATGTACGCGGATACTTGCTGTCCGAAAAGGGACAAGGCATGGGCTCAACAATGAGCAAATGGTCAGAAGCGTTCAGCGCCGCATTCGAAGGTGAGCAAGAAGCGCCCACGCGCACCTCGATCGGGGTGAGTGCCTTGCCCGGCGGAGCAACCTTGGCGATGGATGCTGTGGTGGCCTCGGCTCCGGAAACTTTTGGAGAGCTTTCCACCACATGGGCGAACGAGCGGATTTCCATGCCTGAAGATGCAAGCGTCTCTTTGCGAGCGGTTAAGCCTTATTCGAGTATGCTGATCACTTCCGGAGTTTTGGCTGATGCCCTTCCGGGCGAAGGGGCTGGCTTTGGTTCCATGGAACAGCAAAGCGCCTCGGCCCTTTCGAAGCTTGACGATGTATTGAAGAGTTGGGGACTGAGTCGAGCGGACTTGGCTTTTGTCCGGGTGATGCTGAGTCCGGTTACGGATGAGGAGGGATCTCGTTCGACCGACTTCGAAGGTTTCGATGCAGCGTGGGAATCCTTTTGGTCGGAGACCGCAAATGGCATTCCGCCAGTAAGTGTATTTTCCGCACCTGGCTTTGGCTCCACCGGCCGTATTGTAGAGATCGAGTTTTATGCTGTGTTTCCAGACGCCACGGGACCCTTTGGTCCGGCGCTAGCGGAAGGTGAGGCGAAAGGGCCTGCTTGGCGCGAAGGGTCGGAGTCTTCCTTCCTCAGTCGCTCTGTGGCGGTGGCTCGCGATGCGAAGCTAACTTGGTTTTCGGGTGTGATCGATCGAAACGAAAAGAACATTTATAATCAAGCCATGCAGTCCTTGCTCACTATGGAGAAGCGTTTGGCTGCGGAAGGCTTGGATTATCCGGATGTCATCCAACTTCGGGCGTATTTGAATATTCAGGACAGTTTCGGGGCGGAATTTGGGGCATGGAACAATGCGTATCGCAGATTCTTTGACCACGCGAAGTTGAATCCGGAGAAGCCGGTTCGTACCGCCTTTCCCATTGAGGAGCTTCCAGCGGGAGCTCTGATCGAGATTGAGGCTCTGGGAATTAGCAATTAA
- a CDS encoding FAD-dependent oxidoreductase — MSSNFQRREFLRLAGLGLGLGVSGNFALGADKSKTLSVAREHTNYHAFGEMPLVRASQDRIVKETVGLRPFRESGPNLTHEKIGEKSVFHNYGHGGSGWSLSWGTSTQVTQEALSTGEEEFAVIGCGAVGLTSAIILQRAGKKVSIYSKDRHPNITSSVATGVWSPDSRICLKEYATEEFGAWWNKTCRTSFKMYQTFLGLPGSPIEWTDSYAVSNKPWDAEREKDPNDTQPEYGHFNDYVKDLTPQFVELKKSENPFSEPYAKKGSRMIFNISAYHQTLLNEFTSLGGRLYHREFTSPSQFSELPAPVIINATGLGSKTLFNDKQMRPVRGQLTVLVPQPELHYGFANEEAYVIPRRDGVVLGTISNGIIDSTDLNVNPQQSYDAVSAIAKSMTASKIAKSLA; from the coding sequence ATGTCTAGTAACTTTCAACGCAGGGAATTCCTGCGCCTAGCTGGCTTGGGCCTTGGCCTCGGCGTGAGCGGAAACTTCGCTCTGGGCGCAGACAAATCCAAAACTCTAAGCGTCGCCCGCGAGCACACCAATTATCATGCTTTTGGAGAAATGCCTTTGGTCCGAGCGTCGCAGGATCGAATCGTGAAGGAAACGGTAGGCCTGCGTCCTTTCCGGGAGTCCGGTCCGAATTTGACTCATGAAAAAATTGGAGAGAAGAGCGTTTTCCACAACTACGGCCACGGCGGCTCCGGCTGGTCGCTTTCTTGGGGTACGAGCACGCAAGTTACGCAGGAAGCACTTTCGACCGGGGAAGAGGAATTCGCGGTCATCGGCTGCGGCGCGGTGGGCCTCACTTCCGCGATTATTCTGCAGCGTGCTGGAAAAAAGGTCTCCATCTACAGCAAAGACCGCCACCCCAACATCACCTCCAGCGTCGCCACTGGAGTGTGGTCACCAGACTCGCGCATTTGCCTAAAGGAGTATGCGACCGAGGAATTCGGAGCGTGGTGGAACAAGACCTGCCGAACTTCTTTCAAGATGTACCAGACTTTCCTGGGCTTGCCGGGATCGCCCATCGAATGGACCGATTCCTACGCCGTTTCGAACAAGCCTTGGGATGCGGAGCGGGAGAAGGATCCCAACGACACACAGCCAGAGTATGGTCATTTCAACGACTACGTTAAGGACCTGACGCCTCAGTTCGTGGAGTTGAAGAAGAGCGAGAACCCGTTCAGCGAACCTTACGCAAAAAAGGGATCACGTATGATCTTCAACATCTCCGCCTACCATCAGACCCTGCTCAACGAGTTCACCAGCCTCGGCGGGCGTTTGTACCATCGCGAATTCACCAGCCCATCGCAATTCAGCGAGTTGCCGGCTCCTGTCATTATAAACGCCACTGGACTGGGTTCAAAAACCTTGTTCAACGACAAGCAAATGCGGCCCGTCCGCGGACAATTAACCGTTCTCGTGCCTCAACCGGAGTTGCACTATGGTTTCGCCAACGAAGAGGCGTACGTCATCCCAAGAAGAGACGGTGTAGTGCTGGGAACCATAAGCAACGGCATCATAGACTCAACCGACTTGAATGTGAATCCTCAGCAAAGTTACGATGCGGTATCAGCCATCGCCAAATCGATGACCGCTTCAAAGATCGCCAAGAGTCTGGCCTAA
- a CDS encoding haloacid dehalogenase type II, which translates to MLSVSTNAYSQTSAKAPMPKVIFFDVNETLLDLEDLRSSVAVALDGRDDLLALWFSMMLHHSLVDATTERFHTFGEIGVAALMMIAESKGIELTEDEARIAIVTPLRSLPPHPDVKSGLERIKAKGTILVSLTNSSNLGVKTQFENAGLTEFFDQRLSVEDIKTYKPDLETYRWALEKMGVEAEEAMLVAAHGWDIAGAKAAGMQAAFITRPGKTLYPLAIEPDYIVSDLHELAEILED; encoded by the coding sequence ATGCTTTCCGTTTCAACGAATGCCTATTCCCAAACTTCCGCAAAAGCGCCCATGCCAAAGGTCATCTTTTTCGACGTGAACGAAACCTTGCTGGACCTTGAGGACCTGCGTTCATCCGTGGCAGTAGCCTTGGACGGACGAGACGATCTGCTAGCGCTCTGGTTCTCCATGATGCTCCACCACTCTTTGGTAGACGCCACTACGGAACGCTTCCACACCTTCGGGGAAATCGGTGTCGCGGCACTGATGATGATCGCGGAAAGCAAAGGGATAGAACTCACCGAAGACGAAGCCCGCATCGCTATCGTTACCCCGCTGCGCAGTCTTCCCCCTCACCCGGACGTAAAGAGCGGACTCGAACGCATAAAAGCAAAGGGCACAATCCTAGTGAGCTTGACGAATTCGTCGAACCTCGGCGTGAAAACCCAGTTTGAAAACGCCGGACTGACCGAGTTCTTTGATCAGCGTTTGAGTGTGGAAGACATTAAAACCTACAAACCGGATCTGGAAACCTATCGTTGGGCCCTCGAAAAAATGGGCGTCGAAGCCGAAGAAGCCATGCTCGTCGCCGCACACGGTTGGGATATTGCCGGAGCTAAGGCCGCGGGCATGCAGGCCGCGTTCATAACCCGGCCCGGCAAAACCCTTTATCCACTGGCGATCGAGCCAGACTATATCGTATCCGACCTCCACGAGCTTGCCGAAATTCTAGAAGACTAA
- a CDS encoding polyamine aminopropyltransferase: MNTDPSKPSPVSETSAKAWPTVVIGLVMFVMGGCGMAYEYTLSKLASDILGNSVQQWAMVIAIMLFCMGLGAEIQRYISDRRVVEVLGISQIALAILGGFGPLAMLHVFSAFPAHFILTQYLLISAIGVLVGFEIPLLTRINEQFSDDVKSNLARILKMDYIGALIGALVWVFLLFRYFSMVQTSLILALTTLASASLFVATFRKSAAKSGLILSGAGMVAIACLFGLKFEKGWTETAEQRLYKDRIILSETSKYQHIVLTESRSGVLSCFINGHLQFNGYDEHIYHEHLVHPAMSIAPRRSRVLILGGGDGLALREVLKYEDVESVTLVDLDPAMTELARENEHFLKLNQGSLRDARVVSLQNAALQPSTQRQNITISGRGSLGQGAEQTLQDIQVLNLDAAEFVAQAPGRYDVIIIDFPDPNSVELAKLYSQHFYGFLREKLSADGIFVQQSTSPYHAKEAFLCIGRTITSAGLKAIPYHDNVPSFGEWGWWIGGPDTIYEEENLRSKLSHIPDLTAETRYLTPETIRASLSFGKTQLETSETAISTLTNPRIFNYYLEAWQHSGGIL; encoded by the coding sequence ATGAATACCGATCCCTCAAAACCGTCCCCTGTTTCAGAAACCTCGGCCAAAGCCTGGCCCACAGTCGTTATCGGATTGGTCATGTTCGTCATGGGCGGATGCGGCATGGCGTACGAATACACTTTGAGCAAGCTGGCCTCCGATATCTTGGGCAACTCAGTGCAGCAATGGGCCATGGTGATCGCCATCATGCTTTTCTGCATGGGACTCGGAGCGGAAATCCAACGCTACATTTCGGATCGCCGCGTGGTGGAGGTGCTGGGCATCAGTCAAATCGCCCTTGCGATTCTAGGAGGCTTCGGCCCTTTGGCGATGCTGCACGTTTTCAGCGCCTTTCCCGCCCACTTCATTTTGACCCAATACCTTCTAATTAGCGCCATCGGCGTACTAGTTGGATTCGAGATTCCCTTGCTGACCCGCATCAACGAGCAATTTTCGGACGACGTTAAGAGCAATCTGGCTCGTATCCTAAAAATGGATTACATCGGGGCTTTGATTGGCGCCCTGGTCTGGGTCTTCCTGCTCTTTCGCTATTTCTCAATGGTGCAGACCAGCCTGATTCTGGCTCTGACCACCCTCGCCTCCGCTTCGCTCTTTGTGGCAACCTTTCGGAAAAGTGCGGCCAAGAGCGGCTTGATCCTATCCGGAGCGGGCATGGTCGCGATCGCCTGCTTGTTCGGGTTGAAGTTCGAAAAAGGTTGGACCGAAACCGCGGAACAACGTCTCTACAAGGACCGGATCATTCTATCCGAGACGAGTAAATACCAGCACATCGTCCTCACCGAAAGCCGCTCAGGAGTGCTCTCCTGTTTCATCAACGGACATCTCCAGTTCAACGGATACGACGAACATATCTACCACGAGCACTTGGTTCATCCGGCCATGAGCATCGCGCCGAGGCGATCTCGCGTGCTGATCCTCGGAGGCGGCGACGGGCTCGCGCTGCGGGAGGTATTGAAGTACGAAGACGTGGAATCGGTTACCCTCGTGGATCTGGATCCTGCCATGACCGAGCTGGCCCGCGAAAATGAGCACTTTCTGAAGCTGAACCAAGGCAGCCTGCGAGACGCTCGAGTCGTCTCGCTGCAAAACGCTGCTCTCCAACCAAGCACGCAACGCCAAAACATCACCATCAGCGGTCGCGGCTCCCTAGGCCAAGGAGCGGAGCAAACCTTGCAAGACATCCAAGTGCTCAATCTCGACGCGGCCGAATTCGTAGCTCAAGCGCCGGGACGATACGACGTGATTATCATCGATTTTCCGGATCCCAATTCCGTGGAGCTGGCCAAACTCTATAGCCAGCACTTCTACGGCTTTCTTCGCGAGAAGCTCAGCGCCGACGGTATCTTCGTGCAGCAATCGACATCCCCCTATCACGCCAAAGAGGCATTTCTGTGTATCGGAAGAACCATTACATCTGCCGGGCTCAAAGCGATTCCCTACCACGACAACGTCCCCTCCTTCGGTGAATGGGGCTGGTGGATTGGCGGGCCTGATACCATCTATGAGGAGGAAAATCTACGCTCGAAGCTGTCACATATACCCGACTTGACTGCAGAGACTCGCTACCTTACACCCGAAACAATCCGTGCCTCCCTTTCCTTTGGAAAGACCCAACTCGAAACCTCTGAAACGGCGATCAGCACTCTGACCAATCCGCGTATCTTCAACTACTACCTGGAAGCTTGGCAGCACTCAGGTGGCATTTTGTAA